Proteins encoded together in one Penicillium digitatum chromosome 1, complete sequence window:
- a CDS encoding Translation elongation factor EF-1 subunit, putative, with amino-acid sequence MSRHRIKDVGYDEEDFYDDDDAIADPEEQEFLQQCTTAVLQQLGAGQPSVTATKEEVQDALWHYYNDIEKSVNYLRGKREKEATKLQKSKIHSVPAYPAPPPIAHFSAADFFRDCPWLNIPSHRKSEILIEPLYPRLGLLGGAPESGGKLSKLAALAAARKKKESEKAPLPETSTPSTPKVEQPKSPLLDHPGKSRSLRDRLAASGRSAPKASEGSGSLRRLATPGSSLHPTPNRPESEAKKPSVSEASESMQRVVLEAKEEPEPRQIMSTIRALPSTFASTIVGAATGPTAAEPSHLHSSSSDLLRIYGQDHAEPFDFAAPSPDDVVLNAQNTAKGMKSKSAGSKSAAVKKGQSDLTGGLKDLSVEDKVFVKSKNLDVISEYKKSTRKRSANFVVIGHVDAGKSTLMGRLLADQGAIDQRTLDRYRREAEKIGKGSFALAWVLDQGSEERARGVTIDIATNQFETEKTAFTIVDAPGHRDFVPNMIAGASQADFAVLVIDSSVGKFESGLKGQTKEHALLVRSMGVQKVVVAVNKMDTVQWDHDRFEEIEQQISAFLTTAGFQDSNISFVPCSGVLGDNISRRTDDPHASWYTGRTLIEELETSEPYTHALDKPLRMTIGDVFRGGVQSPLSISGRIDAGSLQIGDQILVMPSGETATVRSLEVDSEPSDWAVAGHNVVLNIANIDPIHLRSGDVVCRSSSPIPTITSFTAKVLAFEHLMPMQVDVHRGRLHVPGRIGKLVASLDKASGAAIKKRPKIVGPGVVARVIVEMDQAVPLEAPTRIVLRAGGSTVAAGLLE; translated from the exons ATGTCGCGACACCGTATCAAGGATGTTGGATACGACGAGGAAGATTTTTATGACGATGACGACGCAATCGCTGACCCCGAAGAACAAGAGTTTTTGCAACAGTGCACCACCGCTGTTTTGCAACAGCTCGGTGCCGGGCAACCGTCAGTGACCGCCACgaaagaagaagtccagGACGCATTATGGCACTACTACAATGATATCGAGAAGTCAGTCAATTACTTGAGGG gaaagagagagaaggaggCTACGAAGCTGCAGAAATCGAAGATTCATTCAG TGCCAGCATACCCTGCTCCTCCTCCTATAGCACACTTCTCGGCTGCCGATTTCTTTCGCGATTGTCCCTGGCTCAACATACCATCTCATCGAAAATCAGAAATCCTGATTGAGCCGCTGTATCCACGTTTGGGGCTCTTGGGAGGTGCGCCGGAGAGTGGTGGAAAACTTTCCAAACTGGCCGCCCTAGCTGCAGCccggaagaagaaagagagcGAGAAGGCACCCCTGCCAGAAACTTCGACTCCATCAACTCCCAAAGTCGAACAACCAAAATCGCCACTGCTTGATCATCCGGGAAAATCACGCTCCCTTCGTGACAGACTTGCAGCTAGCGGGAGGTCCGCACCAAAAGCTTCAGAGGGTTCTGGGTCTCTCCGTCGTTTGGCAACCCCAGGCTCCTCTTTGCATCCGACACCGAACCGGCCTGAATCCGAAGCCAAAAAGCCATCAGTTTCTGAAGCTTCGGAATCAATGCAAAGGGTGGTGCTTGAAGCGAAAGAAGAACCAGAACCCCGGCAAATAATGTCCACCATTCGAGCTTTGCCGTCGACATTTGCCAGCACTATCGTTGGCGCAGCAACGGGCCCGACAGCAGCTGAGCCCAGCCACTTGCACTCCAGCAGCTCAGACTTGTTGAGGATCTATGGGCAGGATCATGCTGAACCTTTTGACTTTGCAGCGCCCAGTCCCGACGATGTCGTTCTCAATGCACAGAACACAGCGAAAG GAATGAAGTCGAAATCAGCCGGATCGAAATCGGCAGCGGTGAAGAAAGGCCAGTCTGATCTGACAGGTGGCCTGAAGGATCTATCAGTGGAAGACAAAGTGTTTGTCAAAAGCAAAAATCTTGATGTCATATCAGAGTACAAGAAGTCCACCCGCAAGCGGTCCGCAAACTTTGTGGTTATTG GGCACGTCGATGCTGGAAAGAGCACTCTCATGGGACGGCTGCTAGCCGATCAAGGTGCTATCGACCAACGGACTTTAGATAGGTATCGGCGAGAGGCCGAGAAGATCGGCAAGGGCTCATTCGCACTAGCCTGGGTGTTGGACCAAGGGTCGGAAGAGAGAGCACGAGGCGTGACGATAGATATTGCCACCAATCAGTTCGAGACCGAAAAAACAGCCTTCACAATTGTTGATGCACCCGGTCATCGTGATTTCGTCCCGAACATGATCGCTGGTGCCAGTCAGGCAGACTTTGCTGTTCTGGTCATCGATTCCAGTGTGGGCAAGTTCGAGTCAGGCTTGAAGGGCCAGACTAAGGAGCACGCTCTCCTGGTACGTAGCATGGGCGTACAAAAGGTTGTGGTAGCTGTGAACAAGATGGATACTGTGCAATGGGATCATGATCGCTTTGAAGAGATCGAACAGCAGATCTCCGCATTCTTGACCACTGCGGGCTTCCAGGACAGCAATATCTCGTTTGTGCCGTGTTCAGGGGTTCTGGGTGACAACATTTCTCGGCGGACTGATGATCCTCATGCGTCCTGGTACACAGGTCGCACTTTGATTGAAGAACTGGAAACGTCGGAGCCATACACACACGCTCTGGACAAGCCTTTACGTATGACAATTGGTGATGTCTTCCGAGGTGGCGTGCAAAGTCCGCTGTCCATCTCTGGTCGCATCGACGCAGGCAGCTTACAGATAGGCGACCAAATCCTGGTTATGCCCAGTGGTGAAACAGCAACTGTGCGCAGTTTGGAGGTTGACAGTGAACCAAGTGACTGGGCCGTAGCAGGTCACAATGTCGTCTTAAACATCGCCAACATCGACCCTATCCACCTCCGTTCCGGCGACGTTGTTTGCCGTTCTTCCTCTCCCATTCCTACAATCACTTCTTTCACCGCCAAGGTCCTGGCCTTCGAACACCTGATGCCCATGCAAGTGGACGTGCATCGTGGCCGCCTACATGTACCTGGTCGCATCGGCAAGCTGGTGGCGTCTCTGGACAAAGCATCTGGAGCGGCTATCAAGAAACGTCCCAAGATTGTCGGCCCGGGAGTTGTGGCGCGTGTTATAGTTGAAATGGATCAAGCTGTTCCTCTAGAAGCACCGACCAGGATTGTCCTGCGCGCAGGAGGCTCAACGGTGGCTGCTGGTTTATTAGAATGA